The following are from one region of the Acidobacteriota bacterium genome:
- a CDS encoding PIN domain-containing protein: MKIYLDNCSLQRPLDSKSQIRILLESEAVLFIIELCEKNLVELISSQVLLFEINQSVNLARKEFALEVLQYSTTVVTLDEEIKNRAKEIAAAGIMALDALHLAAAEIGGANYFCTCDDKLLKKAKALVKPTLTVVSPLQLLEELENDNGS, translated from the coding sequence ATGAAAATTTATCTTGATAATTGCAGTTTGCAACGACCCCTGGATAGTAAATCGCAAATTCGTATCTTGCTCGAATCCGAAGCTGTTTTATTCATCATTGAGTTATGCGAGAAAAATCTGGTTGAATTGATTAGCTCACAGGTTTTGTTGTTTGAAATTAACCAAAGCGTCAATTTAGCCCGAAAAGAATTTGCACTCGAAGTGCTGCAATATTCAACAACGGTCGTTACACTTGATGAGGAGATAAAAAATCGTGCTAAGGAAATTGCCGCAGCAGGAATTATGGCTTTGGATGCTTTGCATCTGGCAGCAGCAGAGATAGGTGGAGCAAATTACTTTTGTACCTGTGATGATAAACTTTTGAAAAAAGCAAAAGCTTTGGTAAAACCGACATTGACGGTGGTTTCGCCACTTCAGCTTTTAGAGGAATTGGAAAATGACAACGGAAGTTAA
- a CDS encoding carboxymuconolactone decarboxylase family protein produces MSHYHDENDMKLLKEMSKLSPEEFKAWFNLNSIVGREGGNIPVKYRELIALAVAFTTQCPYCIEAHAKAAKKVGATREEVSETAFLAAALRAGGAATHGAMALKFFDAE; encoded by the coding sequence ATGTCACATTATCACGATGAAAACGATATGAAATTGCTCAAGGAAATGTCTAAGCTTTCGCCTGAAGAATTCAAAGCCTGGTTTAATTTAAACAGCATCGTCGGGCGCGAAGGCGGCAACATTCCTGTTAAATACCGCGAACTGATTGCCCTTGCCGTCGCTTTCACGACGCAATGCCCTTATTGCATCGAAGCCCACGCCAAAGCCGCGAAAAAAGTCGGCGCGACCCGCGAAGAGGTCAGCGAAACCGCTTTCCTTGCCGCCGCTCTGCGCGCCGGCGGAGCCGCTACCCACGGCGCAATGGCGCTCAAGTTTTTTGACGCTGAATAA
- a CDS encoding RNA polymerase sigma factor, with product MEAISDDDVINRVLEGNQDAFEILVRRYSPRVFSIIGSFFRRRDMVEDIAQEVFARSYFSLTTFTLGRSFEAWVAKIAVNACYDHLRAQRRRSENLAPQFMEEEDEWLELQMIEAARDRHLSSERQREATDIAEKLLAKIEPEDRLVLVLLDRDGYSVQEISEMLGWGQSKIKVRAFRARRALRSAMKRLLLSAENKQKQKKKK from the coding sequence GTGGAAGCGATAAGCGACGACGATGTAATCAACCGGGTTCTCGAAGGCAATCAAGACGCTTTCGAGATTCTTGTACGCCGTTATAGCCCGCGTGTGTTTAGCATTATCGGGTCGTTTTTTCGTCGCCGGGATATGGTTGAAGACATCGCCCAGGAAGTTTTCGCGCGGTCTTACTTTTCGCTCACAACCTTTACTCTCGGACGCTCATTTGAAGCCTGGGTTGCAAAAATCGCCGTCAATGCCTGTTATGACCATCTGCGTGCCCAGCGTCGCCGTTCGGAAAATCTCGCTCCGCAGTTTATGGAAGAAGAGGATGAATGGCTCGAATTACAGATGATCGAGGCGGCACGCGACCGCCACCTGAGTTCCGAACGCCAGCGCGAAGCCACCGACATTGCCGAGAAATTATTGGCAAAGATCGAACCCGAAGATAGACTCGTGCTGGTTTTGTTAGACCGCGATGGGTACTCGGTTCAGGAAATATCCGAAATGTTAGGCTGGGGACAATCAAAGATTAAAGTTCGCGCCTTTCGTGCGCGGCGCGCTTTGCGAAGCGCAATGAAAAGGCTTCTGCTCAGCGCAGAAAATAAACAAAAACAGAAAAAGAAAAAATAA
- a CDS encoding EutN/CcmL family microcompartment protein, producing MLLAKIVGTVVATRKDERLHGRKLLIARLVDENGQEQKSHVIAVDTVGAGFRETVIIVQGSSARMAEGCKDMPVDAAVVGIVDTVDVIQ from the coding sequence ATGTTATTAGCCAAGATTGTCGGAACCGTTGTCGCGACGCGCAAAGATGAACGCCTGCACGGGCGCAAATTGCTGATCGCGCGACTGGTGGATGAAAACGGACAGGAACAAAAAAGCCATGTTATCGCCGTTGATACCGTAGGCGCAGGCTTTCGTGAAACCGTTATCATTGTGCAAGGCAGTTCAGCGCGCATGGCTGAAGGCTGTAAAGATATGCCCGTCGATGCCGCCGTCGTTGGCATCGTCGATACGGTCGATGTGATTCAATGA
- a CDS encoding class II aldolase/adducin family protein, translating into MHIEREIRHHIVEIGRRIYENGYIASSDGNISARLSDGTIVTTPTMICKGRMKESDLVLVDIDGNKLRKEERNPSSEFSMHREIYRLRPDVHAVVHAHPPFGTGFAVANVPLDKPLLSEVILTLGCVPLTAYGTPSTNELVESLTPFIPHHDALLLANHGAVAYGGDLDSAYYRMETLEHFAKIALIARLVGQPKEIPPEAIGKLLDVRERAGYMPPDARGGQVCGYLPGRENQTVSSTATDATDEETVTLTKSELSALISEAARLIAQQMRG; encoded by the coding sequence ATGCATATCGAGCGCGAAATCAGACACCATATTGTTGAAATCGGCAGGCGTATCTATGAAAACGGATACATCGCTTCGTCGGATGGCAACATCAGCGCAAGGCTTTCGGATGGCACCATCGTTACGACGCCGACAATGATTTGCAAAGGTCGCATGAAGGAAAGCGACCTGGTGCTCGTCGATATTGACGGCAATAAACTCCGCAAGGAGGAACGCAATCCGTCTTCGGAATTTTCGATGCATCGGGAAATTTATCGCCTGCGCCCTGATGTTCATGCAGTTGTGCACGCGCATCCGCCCTTCGGAACCGGTTTTGCCGTTGCCAATGTGCCGCTCGATAAACCACTGCTTTCGGAAGTGATTTTGACTTTGGGATGTGTGCCGCTGACGGCTTACGGGACGCCTTCGACCAATGAATTGGTCGAATCGCTCACCCCGTTTATCCCGCATCACGACGCCTTGCTGCTCGCCAATCACGGTGCGGTGGCTTATGGCGGCGATTTGGATTCGGCATACTATCGCATGGAAACGCTTGAGCATTTCGCGAAAATCGCTTTGATTGCTCGACTCGTCGGGCAGCCGAAAGAGATTCCGCCTGAAGCGATTGGCAAATTATTAGACGTGCGCGAACGTGCGGGTTACATGCCGCCGGATGCGCGAGGCGGACAGGTTTGCGGGTATTTGCCGGGGCGCGAAAATCAAACGGTCAGTTCGACCGCGACCGACGCGACCGACGAAGAGACGGTGACGCTTACCAAGAGTGAATTGAGCGCCTTGATTTCAGAAGCGGCTCGATTGATTGCGCAACAGATGCGCGGATGA
- a CDS encoding DUF1800 domain-containing protein produces the protein MASLNFDEAAHLLRRMGFGGPPEELEFLTTLGREGAVDALINYTQTDNSALDDLIAQSFDFSNPDIFERFNRGELQRWWMTRMVYSKRPFEEKMTLFWHNHFATAANKVDDRFMFVQNLKLRAQALDRFDNLLLTVSQDPAMLIWLDGIVNVRGKPNENFARELQELFTMGIKDVVTGEANYTEQDVQEIARAFTGWKFFFNRGTRDPFNYPFLVNPAEHDELPKTVYGQTANFTGQDIISIVSNKRATGRFLVYKFFNFFVYPLDTANAADRSTIEKFADVYFASNHSIKELARAIFVSDEFFSERARFALVKTPVELVVGAVRMLGARYNPGDYNPRTSSNILAQIVSFLGQELFNPPDVAGWRLQLGWINTSWLLNRYTFADFLTISRTADLNAPGVWIPHDQIKRYTKANVKKTVRNFLSVLGPLPVDASVNLALRNYLQTGDDGNPVTFVKDDLTVDKKVRGLVHLMMSLSEFQLN, from the coding sequence ATGGCAAGCCTGAATTTTGATGAAGCGGCTCATTTACTTCGACGCATGGGCTTTGGTGGCCCACCCGAAGAGCTTGAATTTTTAACGACGCTGGGTCGCGAAGGCGCGGTTGATGCGCTCATCAATTATACCCAAACTGATAACTCGGCTCTCGATGATTTGATTGCTCAGAGTTTCGATTTTTCCAATCCCGATATATTCGAGCGATTCAATCGCGGCGAACTGCAACGCTGGTGGATGACCCGCATGGTTTACAGCAAACGCCCGTTTGAAGAAAAGATGACGCTTTTCTGGCACAACCATTTTGCCACCGCCGCCAATAAAGTTGATGACCGTTTCATGTTCGTTCAAAACCTCAAACTGCGGGCACAGGCATTGGATCGCTTCGATAATCTACTGCTCACCGTTTCGCAAGACCCGGCAATGCTCATCTGGCTCGACGGCATTGTCAATGTCAGAGGCAAACCCAACGAAAATTTCGCCCGTGAACTGCAAGAACTTTTCACGATGGGCATTAAAGATGTGGTTACGGGAGAGGCGAACTACACAGAACAGGATGTGCAGGAGATTGCCCGCGCCTTTACGGGCTGGAAATTCTTTTTCAATCGCGGCACACGCGACCCGTTCAATTATCCGTTCTTGGTCAATCCGGCTGAACATGATGAACTGCCGAAAACGGTTTACGGGCAAACTGCGAACTTCACAGGGCAGGACATTATTTCCATCGTCTCGAATAAACGGGCGACCGGACGTTTTCTGGTCTATAAATTTTTTAACTTTTTTGTTTATCCGCTCGATACCGCTAATGCCGCAGACCGCAGCACCATTGAAAAGTTTGCCGATGTCTATTTCGCCAGCAACCATTCCATCAAAGAATTGGCGCGCGCGATATTTGTCTCCGATGAATTTTTCAGTGAACGGGCGCGGTTCGCACTGGTAAAAACCCCTGTGGAATTGGTGGTTGGCGCAGTCCGAATGCTTGGCGCGCGATACAACCCCGGTGATTACAATCCGCGCACCAGTTCCAATATTCTGGCGCAAATCGTGTCATTTTTAGGGCAGGAATTATTCAACCCGCCCGACGTTGCCGGTTGGCGTCTGCAACTCGGATGGATTAACACCTCATGGTTATTGAATCGTTATACCTTCGCAGATTTCCTGACCATCAGTCGCACCGCTGATTTGAATGCGCCGGGCGTGTGGATTCCGCACGACCAGATTAAACGCTACACCAAAGCCAATGTGAAAAAGACCGTGAGAAATTTTTTATCGGTGCTGGGTCCACTACCGGTTGATGCTTCGGTGAATCTGGCACTCAGAAATTATTTGCAGACCGGCGATGACGGAAATCCTGTGACCTTTGTCAAAGATGATTTAACCGTCGATAAAAAAGTGCGCGGCTTGGTGCATTTGATGATGAGCCTTTCCGAATTTCAATTGAATTAG
- a CDS encoding Fic family protein, whose protein sequence is MQRPPQMPSILSTRQSYQWINRLANKHKAFIEHPLSTVKQEALAAWVEVEFLQSVLALEGEAVSREEISRFAASETLSGSEPAALLNQTLRAFRELKKIAQNDNARLDLNLLLRLQNSFGAGALRKTIIEGSSIRPENLPIIVEHACRWFTMHSITELNPIEQAAIAFLRFMEIAPFESGNERTSLLVASFLTVKKTLPPIILRPHQHADYRIALCEGLQMNTQPMVELVAQSIEATLDEMLRNII, encoded by the coding sequence ATGCAAAGACCGCCGCAAATGCCTTCGATACTCTCTACACGGCAATCCTATCAATGGATTAATCGGTTAGCGAACAAACATAAAGCATTTATCGAACACCCGCTTTCAACGGTTAAACAGGAAGCGTTAGCTGCCTGGGTTGAAGTTGAATTTCTTCAATCGGTGTTGGCGCTTGAGGGTGAAGCGGTTTCCCGCGAGGAAATCTCGCGGTTCGCTGCCTCTGAGACCCTTTCGGGTTCTGAACCTGCGGCTTTATTGAACCAAACGCTCAGGGCATTTCGCGAACTGAAAAAAATCGCACAAAATGACAATGCCCGGCTCGATTTGAATTTATTATTGCGATTGCAAAATTCCTTTGGCGCGGGGGCATTGCGAAAAACCATAATCGAAGGCTCATCCATTCGACCGGAAAATCTGCCAATCATTGTCGAGCATGCCTGTCGCTGGTTTACGATGCATTCGATAACCGAACTCAATCCCATCGAACAGGCGGCAATCGCCTTTTTACGATTTATGGAAATTGCGCCATTTGAATCGGGCAATGAACGGACAAGCCTGCTGGTCGCGAGTTTTTTAACGGTGAAAAAGACCCTGCCCCCGATTATTCTGCGTCCTCATCAACATGCGGATTACCGTATTGCCCTGTGTGAAGGCTTGCAGATGAACACCCAACCGATGGTCGAACTGGTCGCGCAATCCATCGAAGCCACGTTGGATGAGATGTTGCGAAACATCATTTGA
- a CDS encoding carboxypeptidase regulatory-like domain-containing protein has product MKKIITITLTILLLIANISPIAQAYDGDGETQSVNNSEIHGVVTDEQNAFLVAVTVTLENAQGEKVATTTTDEKGRYRFNNIKPGIYRVSVELEGFAKFIQEIDLTSRKSIEQNIPLKVFIQEQVEVKNDSAGISTDSDKNLTATVITERELSALPDDPDELLDALKQMAGVDNATVYVNGFREGGRLPSKEAIQQIRINSNPFAPEYSEPGHTRFEIVTKPGTDTFHGGFNMNFNDESLNARQATANFKAPTQMRNYGGYFSGPIIRNRWGFFFDANRRENDDNAFINAIILPTDTLTPTPFVTTLVNPMRSLNVSIRTDYLLTKKHTMGLWYRFSKMDNTRNGGDFSLPETGSTSFSKDNTLRFSLTTIASEHAVNEFRFQINRRSNGSRALTDAPAIIVSEAFTSGGNQGQLFSDRTTDGLEASNDITYTKGKHILKFGFRGEATKLSNIDQSNFGGTFLFGSDFERDAQGNRLLVDGAPVPISSLELYRRVLTDTPGYAPSQFSINRGDPFIGFTQWEYGMYFQDDWKIKPTLSFSYGIRQEFQTHLDDKFNFAPRYSLAWVPDKAKRSTIRTGGGIFYSRLDTGITFNTIRNDGIRQRNFVIAQPNFFPNIPSSFSSAPTSVVSIRVKDESLNAPYQILQTASYERQLNKTMFGTVAYTYTRGVNLLRTVNINAPVRDADNNLVKPNPSQGAILEYQSNGMSNRHELRFGFRTAFSRTFTIFSNYVLASTKSNTDSAGTSPANPYDLAAEYGRSSNDVRHSVFLGGSFTTKYGFRLSPFMNIRSGGPFNITTGRDNNLDTVFSDRPSFAAAGTPGAVETRFGIFNPNPLPGEELIPRNYGDGPSSFNLNMSISKSFGFGPPIGGGFPGMSAQSGGQNNNQNAQNNQRQGGNRGNNNRGNNNNNSAMGQAMNQMGSVMMRGGGGPGGGGPGGGGQGGGGGMMRAFGDVRQKYSLTVNVNINNILNHTNYRFYNGVLTSPLFGRSNNVDNARRIELSLRFGF; this is encoded by the coding sequence ATGAAAAAAATTATCACCATTACGCTTACCATCCTTTTATTAATTGCCAATATCAGCCCGATTGCCCAAGCCTACGACGGCGATGGCGAAACCCAAAGCGTCAACAATTCAGAAATTCACGGCGTCGTCACCGACGAACAGAATGCCTTTCTGGTTGCCGTAACCGTAACCCTTGAAAACGCGCAGGGTGAAAAAGTCGCCACCACCACCACCGATGAAAAGGGGCGCTACCGATTCAACAATATTAAACCGGGAATTTATCGGGTAAGCGTTGAACTCGAAGGCTTCGCGAAATTCATCCAGGAAATCGACCTCACTTCCCGCAAATCCATCGAACAGAATATTCCCTTAAAGGTTTTCATTCAGGAACAGGTGGAAGTCAAAAATGATTCGGCAGGAATTTCTACTGATTCGGACAAAAATTTAACCGCCACGGTGATCACTGAACGCGAACTCTCAGCTTTGCCGGATGACCCGGATGAACTGCTTGACGCTTTAAAACAGATGGCGGGTGTTGATAATGCCACGGTCTACGTTAATGGATTCCGCGAAGGTGGACGGTTGCCTTCCAAAGAAGCGATTCAACAAATCCGCATCAACTCGAACCCCTTTGCCCCGGAATATTCCGAACCGGGACACACCCGATTTGAAATCGTGACCAAACCGGGAACCGATACCTTTCACGGCGGCTTCAATATGAACTTCAACGATGAATCATTGAATGCGCGTCAAGCCACCGCAAATTTCAAAGCGCCGACCCAGATGCGCAACTACGGCGGCTATTTCAGCGGTCCCATCATTCGTAATCGCTGGGGCTTTTTCTTTGACGCCAATCGTCGCGAAAATGACGACAACGCTTTTATCAATGCGATTATTCTGCCGACCGACACGCTGACGCCCACACCGTTCGTCACTACTCTGGTAAATCCGATGCGCAGTCTTAATGTGTCGATTCGCACCGATTATTTATTGACCAAAAAGCACACCATGGGACTATGGTATCGCTTCAGTAAAATGGACAACACGCGAAATGGCGGCGATTTCAGTTTGCCGGAAACCGGTTCGACCTCATTTTCAAAAGATAATACCTTGCGTTTTTCATTGACCACGATTGCTTCCGAACATGCGGTCAACGAATTCCGTTTTCAAATCAATCGTCGTTCAAATGGCTCGCGCGCTTTAACCGATGCGCCCGCCATCATCGTCAGTGAAGCCTTCACATCGGGCGGCAATCAAGGGCAGTTATTCTCCGATAGAACCACCGATGGGTTGGAAGCTTCCAACGACATCACCTATACCAAAGGCAAACACATCCTCAAATTCGGATTCCGCGGCGAAGCCACCAAACTTTCCAATATCGACCAATCAAATTTCGGCGGCACCTTCCTTTTCGGTTCCGATTTTGAACGCGATGCGCAAGGCAATCGCCTTCTGGTTGACGGCGCGCCGGTGCCGATTTCATCGCTGGAACTTTATCGCCGAGTGCTGACCGATACACCGGGCTATGCGCCTTCGCAATTTTCCATCAATCGCGGCGACCCGTTCATCGGCTTCACGCAGTGGGAATACGGTATGTATTTTCAGGATGACTGGAAAATCAAACCGACCTTGAGCTTTTCATACGGTATTCGTCAGGAATTCCAAACCCATCTCGATGACAAATTCAATTTCGCGCCGCGTTACAGTTTGGCGTGGGTTCCTGATAAAGCCAAAAGGAGCACCATTCGCACGGGCGGCGGCATCTTCTATAGTCGTCTGGATACCGGAATTACCTTTAACACCATCCGCAATGATGGCATTCGCCAGCGCAATTTCGTCATTGCACAGCCCAATTTCTTCCCGAATATTCCTTCATCCTTCAGTTCAGCGCCAACCAGCGTGGTGTCGATTCGCGTCAAGGATGAAAGTTTGAATGCGCCCTACCAGATATTGCAAACCGCGAGTTATGAAAGACAGTTGAACAAAACCATGTTTGGAACGGTTGCCTATACCTATACTCGCGGGGTGAATTTGCTGAGGACGGTCAACATCAATGCGCCGGTGCGTGATGCCGACAATAATCTGGTCAAACCCAATCCCTCACAAGGCGCGATTCTCGAATATCAATCCAATGGCATGTCCAACCGCCACGAATTGCGTTTCGGTTTCAGAACCGCATTCAGCCGCACCTTCACGATTTTCAGTAACTACGTCCTGGCTTCAACCAAGAGCAACACCGATAGCGCGGGAACTTCACCGGCTAATCCCTACGACCTGGCGGCGGAATATGGGCGCTCCAGTAACGATGTTCGCCATTCGGTTTTTCTCGGCGGTTCATTTACCACAAAATATGGATTCCGCTTGAGTCCGTTTATGAACATACGCTCAGGAGGTCCGTTTAACATCACCACCGGTCGCGATAACAACCTCGATACGGTCTTTTCGGATCGCCCATCATTTGCCGCTGCCGGCACCCCCGGAGCCGTTGAAACCCGATTCGGCATTTTCAATCCGAACCCGCTTCCCGGCGAAGAACTGATTCCGCGCAACTACGGCGATGGGCCAAGTAGTTTCAATTTGAATATGAGTATCTCGAAATCCTTCGGGTTTGGCCCGCCAATTGGCGGCGGTTTCCCTGGAATGTCAGCGCAAAGCGGCGGACAAAACAATAATCAAAATGCCCAGAACAACCAGCGTCAGGGGGGCAATCGTGGCAATAACAACCGCGGCAATAACAACAACAACTCCGCAATGGGACAGGCGATGAATCAGATGGGGTCAGTGATGATGCGCGGTGGCGGCGGACCCGGTGGCGGCGGACCTGGTGGTGGCGGTCAAGGTGGCGGCGGTGGCATGATGCGTGCCTTTGGCGATGTCCGTCAAAAATATAGTTTGACGGTTAATGTCAACATCAACAATATCCTGAATCATACCAACTATCGATTCTACAACGGCGTTTTAACCTCCCCGCTTTTTGGTCGTTCAAACAATGTTGATAATGCCCGAAGAATCGAACTTTCACTGAGATTCGGGTTCTAA
- the eutM gene encoding ethanolamine utilization microcompartment protein EutM translates to MEALGMIETKGLVAMIEAADAMVKAANVTLVGYEKIGAGFVTAIVRGDVAAVKAATDAGAAAARRVGELVSVHVIPRPHHAVDEELPVTNESR, encoded by the coding sequence ATGGAAGCACTTGGAATGATTGAGACCAAAGGACTGGTTGCCATGATCGAAGCCGCCGATGCGATGGTCAAAGCCGCCAATGTCACATTGGTCGGTTACGAAAAAATCGGCGCAGGATTTGTGACTGCGATAGTGCGCGGCGATGTTGCCGCCGTCAAAGCCGCCACCGATGCCGGAGCCGCCGCCGCGCGCCGCGTCGGAGAACTGGTCAGTGTTCACGTCATCCCGCGCCCGCATCACGCCGTTGACGAAGAACTCCCGGTGACGAACGAATCCAGATAA
- a CDS encoding protease complex subunit PrcB family protein, which produces MNKFLRFFPVVLVGLSLTLGGSQYDSFAQDEPAIKQKSIEFKSLVKNSISAQHQANNFVIKSREELKSLWNVFFKNIPDKPELPDVDFEKKMVIAIFGGEKPSPGHEITASETLQLNKKTLRVSYVISQPGNNCLHPMMLAQPFHIIEVDKYKRVIFNAIEQTRDCPND; this is translated from the coding sequence ATGAATAAATTTCTTCGATTCTTTCCGGTTGTGCTGGTTGGGTTAAGTCTCACCCTTGGCGGTTCTCAATATGATTCTTTTGCGCAGGATGAGCCGGCGATTAAACAAAAGAGCATTGAATTCAAGTCTCTGGTGAAAAATTCAATCAGCGCCCAGCACCAGGCGAATAATTTCGTTATCAAATCTCGCGAAGAATTAAAAAGTTTATGGAATGTTTTTTTCAAAAATATACCGGATAAGCCCGAACTCCCCGATGTCGATTTTGAGAAAAAGATGGTGATTGCGATTTTTGGCGGCGAGAAACCTTCACCGGGTCACGAAATAACCGCCAGCGAAACTCTGCAACTCAATAAAAAAACCTTGCGGGTGAGCTATGTGATTTCCCAACCCGGAAATAATTGTCTGCACCCGATGATGCTTGCGCAACCGTTTCATATTATCGAAGTCGATAAATACAAACGGGTGATATTCAATGCGATTGAGCAGACCAGGGATTGTCCGAATGATTAA
- a CDS encoding periplasmic heavy metal sensor, with product MKIKLMCLALFLFFNWQSAYAQQPAGDPFDENFFAPELVMQHQQAIGLSEEQKNFFKTEFRKAQTQFTELQWQLQDELEKLVTLIKQENVNEQTTLAQLDKVLSIEQAIKRAQTALLIKVKNHLTTEQRAQLKQLKGKGKAKPKPE from the coding sequence ATGAAAATTAAATTGATGTGTCTTGCACTATTTTTATTTTTTAACTGGCAATCAGCTTATGCCCAACAACCTGCGGGCGACCCCTTTGATGAAAATTTCTTTGCCCCCGAACTGGTGATGCAGCATCAACAAGCCATCGGTCTCAGTGAAGAGCAAAAGAATTTTTTTAAAACCGAATTTCGCAAAGCGCAAACACAATTCACCGAGTTGCAATGGCAGTTGCAGGATGAACTGGAAAAACTGGTTACGCTCATCAAACAGGAAAACGTCAATGAACAAACTACCCTCGCGCAACTCGATAAAGTGTTGTCCATCGAACAGGCAATCAAACGCGCCCAAACCGCGCTGCTCATCAAAGTTAAAAACCATTTAACGACCGAGCAGCGGGCGCAATTAAAACAGTTGAAGGGTAAGGGTAAAGCTAAACCGAAACCGGAATAA
- a CDS encoding RNA polymerase sigma factor, with product MNSIDLRVELERHHSDSFGWALACCSRNPADAENVLQSAYVKVLEGKARFDNRSSFKTWLFAIIRKTAIDYHRRETLKRLLLVRHRQNLVESTYGHFDEEVFHTEIQGIFKQSLLTLPKRQQEILQLVFYHELSLAEAAAVMQITLGAARKHYDRGKAQLRRKLIELGVSDESGFSRAENQATLS from the coding sequence ATGAACAGCATTGATTTAAGAGTTGAATTGGAGCGCCACCACAGCGATAGCTTCGGCTGGGCGTTAGCCTGTTGTTCACGAAATCCGGCAGATGCCGAAAATGTTTTGCAGTCGGCTTATGTGAAAGTTCTCGAAGGCAAAGCGCGGTTTGATAACCGGTCATCATTTAAAACCTGGTTATTCGCAATCATTCGCAAAACCGCGATTGATTATCACCGGCGCGAAACCTTGAAGCGATTGTTACTGGTTCGACATCGGCAAAATTTGGTCGAATCAACTTACGGTCATTTTGATGAAGAGGTTTTTCACACGGAAATTCAGGGAATTTTCAAACAATCGCTTTTAACTTTGCCCAAAAGGCAACAGGAAATTTTACAGTTGGTCTTTTATCACGAGTTGAGTCTGGCAGAAGCCGCTGCGGTGATGCAAATCACGCTTGGCGCAGCGCGTAAACATTACGACCGTGGAAAAGCCCAACTGAGACGGAAATTGATTGAATTGGGAGTAAGCGATGAATCGGGATTTTCAAGAGCAGAAAATCAGGCAACTCTTTCGTAA